Genomic DNA from Oncorhynchus clarkii lewisi isolate Uvic-CL-2024 chromosome 5, UVic_Ocla_1.0, whole genome shotgun sequence:
CTATAAAGTTGTGCTTTTATTTGAGCAGGATGCTGAAGGATGTAGCCCAGCCTGTTACCACTCGTCAATGCTCCAATTGTCGTCTTAGGAATTGCATTGTGGTCATAGACTACATGAGCGAAACAGCTGGTTTTTCTCTGTGCTATACGTCTGGTATGTTTTCATTGCAGCAGACCAAACAATGCTTCTAGTGTACAGCAGCTGAATATGTACTGTCGCGCTTACATTCCAATCACTTCTCCCACTTTTTCCTTTCCCGAGAAAACAAGGTTGTGGATCCTttaacagtacagtatgtgaacgTCAGTATGTCGGTTTGGGACCGTATGTGTGCTTCTGTGTTCACCTGCTATGATCAAGGCATCTGAACAGACCGTCTACACAGGATACTGTTACTCTGAGTGAACTATGATGTGTGGGTCCTGCAGGATGGCCTCAGCCCCCTGCTGCTGTCCGCCAGACACGCCCAGGCGGAGGCGTGCGGCAGCCTCCTGGACTGGGGAGCCGACGTCAACGCGTGTGATAAGAACGGCAGGTAGGGGAGGACTCATCTGGCAGATCACACTTGCCTTCCACTTCATAACTTCATCTCATCATTACAGGGTTGTCTACAAGCACGTTACATTATAATGCCTTGatggtgaggatgatgatggtgaggatgatgatgatgatgatggtgagaaTGATGGTgagggtgatgatggtggtgtggatgatgatgatgttaatGATGAGTATTGTGATGACGACAATGACGATACTATTTCTGACTGTGTGATACAGGACAGCGGTGATGCTGGCCAGTGAGAGCAGCAGTGTGTCTGTAGTGGAGGTTCTGGTCCAGAGAGGAGCTGACCTCCAGGCTGTGGACTCTTTGGGTCACGACGTCCTGCACTACGCCAAAATGTCTGGCAGCAGTGAAGTCAAGGCCGTCCTCACTGCGGCGCTGCACAAGGCCCACTCCGACTCAGGTGAGACAGGAACTGTCTTCATTACTGGATCGTGCCTAGTATGAGGCAGTTGACCAGACTCTAGCAGACTCCTTCAGGCTTAATTTCCCTTCAAATCTATTTGAGGTGTGTGGAAGTTATGACATTCAagcacagtgtttcccaactccagtcctccagtgccCTCAACAATACACATTTCTTTCTACCCATGTACATCATTGACCTCTTTGTGGTCAAGCTTTGAAATGCAGCTTTTCAGTTCGCCTGTTATGCAGAATTGACCCAACACTGCCATCTTCAGGCTGTCCCTTGAATGTtgttccccccttctctcctctcctcattcacAGACACCCCGAAGTCCCCCAAAACTCCTCAGGTAAGTTACCAGTACTTCAGCTTCTGCAACCTTGCTATCTTCTTCCAAACTGCAACCAGTTGTCCTGCTCATTGACCCTACACACATTCACTTGATATATTACACTTATTAGTCTAATCAGAAGGAATAATACACATGAAACAGTCAGAACCAACCTCTTGCCACAGTATCATCATTAAACAACCTAATCTTGAATAAGATTGAAAGCTTTCTTTTTAAACCTTGTGTTTTTTGTACGTAATGAAAGTCGTTTTGAAATGCACTTCAAGCAGCatgtattttgtttgttttgtatttcatttaactagggaagttagttaagaacaaattcttatttacggcctaccagagaacagtgggttaactgccttgttcaggggtagaacaacagattttttaccttgtcacctcggggattcaatccagcaacctttcggttactggcccaacgctctaaccactaggctacctgccaccccaaaacaGGACAATGTATGAGCATGAATCTAACACCTTAGCTAAACAGATTACTCTCCAAGCCCTTGCTACTCCTGGATAAATACCTTCTCTTTGATTACAAGTTCTCCAAATGTTTGATTCTTCTTTTTCACTAGCTAACCTAACTAAACACTGCAGGATCGTTCTTCTGTTTTTGTTCTTCTTTCTTCCCACTCCTTCACTCACACCTCAGCATGATCAAGTGGCTAGATTAGGTGGCGATCCAAGCACAACTCCCAAAAAACGAAAAGCACCTCCACCTCCCATAAGTCCTGTGCAGGTAAaggcatgtctctctctgtcagtcagtctgcctgTTAGTCAGTCTGCCTACTTGTCAgtcagtctgcctgcctgtcagtcagtctgcctgcctgtcaatcagtctgcctgtcagtcagtctgcctgcctgtcaatcagtctgcctgtcagtcagtctgcctgcctgtcaatcagtctgcctgtcagtcagtctgcctgcctgtcagtcagtctgcctgcctgtcaatcagtctgcctgtcagtcagtctgcctgcctgtcaatcagtctgcctgtcagtcagtctgcctacttgtcagtctgcctgcctgtcagtcagtctgcctgcctgtcaatcagtctgcctgtcagtcagtctgcctgtctgttttggGTCTGTTCGTTTCCCGTCTGTGTGGCTATCTATGTATCTGCTTCCCTTTTGATTGATCCTTAGCCCTGTTTGTGTCAGGTAACGCTTTACTTTGACTCTGAATGAAGTTCTTGAACGTTATAATATGTGTTGACCTCGTATGTGTCTGTTTGAATTCCCAGTAGTAATTACTGTGTCAATACAGCAAAACACGTAAGAAATGTAATTCACCTTTGTATCTGTTTGGATGCCCAGTGTTGTCCTTAAATGTTTTGGAACCTCACCCTGCTTGTCTACTGCTTTCATTCAAGGGCTCTTTGTATTCAGTGCATTAGGgttgttattctgtctgtctcagtgtaaTTGTATGTATTGACTATTGCTGAAGTACTGTAACTGAAATGTCTAGTTCCGAACGCGGGGAGTAAACACTGAGAAATGTAATTTATGTTTTATGTTTCCAAACTTTCTAGATGTCTAGCCCCAACTCTCCCGCGTACATGACCCCAAATGAAACTCCGGTCTCCAGTAAAAGTTTTGGATCTAAAGTATTCAATTATAAGGTACATGCACTTACATACACTCAAGAATTTCTTAGAAGTCATTACAGGGCTCTCATTTAAAAgaacagctcttttctctaaAGTATTATCTTGGTTGTTTGCCCGTCATGTTTTTGTTCTGTGTCGATATTTTTGTTTATGTTGGTTTTGCTcactgctcgctctctctcgtccgtccgcccccccccatcccatcccctccctgtctcaggaggaggagttgcagagCGTATCtctgagggaggaggtggagaagctACAAGGGGAGAAGTGCATACTGCTGGAGACCATTGAGGATCTGAAGCAGATTGTGGACCAGACTGTGACTATGAAGCAGACGGAGCCGGGGCCCAAGGCGAGTTACAGCTACAGCGCAGGCCTTTAATATCACTTCCCTGCGCTGCTTTGATCCCAGGCCTCTAGCATTCTCTGTCCCCTTTATATCTCTCTGGAACCCATTTATACAGCTGCTGTGCTGTGTTTTTAATGGCTGGGGATGTTCAGGTAGAGAATCCTGCCTGCTCCAGGGCACTGTCCTGCTGTAGCTCAAAACCCCACACAGTCACCCACACTGTTGACTAATATTACTACATGTACTAATGGAAGGTTATGGAAGTCTCATGAGATGCCCCAAGAACTTAACATATTCCCTGGTAGTCCAAACCATTGCAGGTTAACTGTATAATTGTGTTGATACAGGCAGAGGACTGTGGGAAGGTAGACTCAGCTCTAGTAGTGGCCCTACAAGCAAAGATTACTGCTCTGTCTCTGGAGAACCAGCAGTTAGCCCAGATACTCAAGGTAAGCTGTCAAACGAAACAACTCGTCATTCCAAGAGCGTAGATATCCCATTATAGTGATAATAGGCCTTTTCTCTGTCAATCGTAATACCAGTGTTTTGTTTACTATAATTTGTCACTCTACATAAGAAATATCCATTAAGATCCTAAAAATCGACTAAACAGTGGTTACTTATTTTTCCTCaattctcatctctccatctctctgtagaAGCGTCCGTCTCCCCAGGGAGGTGAGGGGGGCCATGAAGACTCGTCCCGTCCAGATAGTATGAACTCTAACGCCTCCTACCACACCACCCACGAGTCCCCCAGCGAGACCCTGCTCCAGCCTCAGGTGACCGAGGAGGACATGTCTGAAGGGTCCGCCCTGGAGCTCAGCATCACCTccctgagacaggaggaggaagagagtgaggagggggggaaggagggaggcgaGGAGGAGATCAGGCTGCTGAGGGAGACCTTAGGGAGCATCCAGTCTAAACTACAGGAGACGCAGAAGGAGAACCGCACACTCCATGCCAGGTTCATACCTGAGCAGGAtgaggagaagggaagggagggaaaggTGCTGCTTGAAAGTCTAGCAGAGCTCCAGGCCAAGCTGACGGAGACACAGGAGAAACACCAGCAGGCCAGAGAGGAGGTGCTGGCCCTCAGGGCACAGATTGAAAGAGGAGGTGCTGGAGGAAGGGAATTGGCAGAGCAGGAGCTCCAGAGACTGAGAAGCTCTCTGGAGCAGGAAGTGAAAGAGCTGAGGTCCCAGCTGGCCCAGTCAGggcagcagagggagagggatgtaggCCGGATCAGGGAGCTGGAGGCCAGGCTGAAGGCAGCAGACCACAGCTCTGATCACGATAAGAGTTTGCTGGTGGACCGGTACAAGGAGGCACAGGAGGAAATCAGGATGCTGCAGGAGGCGCTGAGGGGGACGGTCCCTGTGGAGGCTGCAGCTAATGACTTTGAGGAGATGAAGGGTGAGCTGGGGAGTGTTATTGATGGGCTGCAGCGCCGCCTGCTGGAGCTCTCCAAGTCCTACAGCGAGGCCAAGAGTGAACTGAGCTCCACCAGGAACCAGCTGGAAGAGACCCGAGCTGTCAAGTCTAAGCCTGGCAGCCCTGTATTCTCCCCAGTCAAAGAGCAGGACACGCTGAGGAGCAGAGTGGAGGAGCTGCAGGCATCGTTAGCCGACACACAGGGCAAGTACTCAGCCTCTCTGGAGGAGATCGCCCTCCTGAAGCAGGAGGCTGATGCTCTGGCCCAGGGGTCAGTGGCGTTAGCTGACCACACCCAGGTggtgtcctctctgggcagcgcCATCAAGGACCTGGAGGACCAGGCAGATGCTCTGAGACAACAGCTGTCCCAGAGGGCCCTGCAGGTGGACGCCCTACAGAACAGACTGACCGTGGAGAAGGACCACACACCGGACGACTCTATATCACGGCTGGAGCACGAGCAGATGAGAGGGGGTCTGGAGACTGAGGTGGGCCACCTGACGCAGCTTCTCCAGGGGGCCCTGAGGAAGCAGGATGAGGTGGCTCTGGATGCGGCTGCAGCGTGGCAGGAGCTGAAGGAGGGGAGGAGCAAGAGGGAGGCCCTGCAGGAGCTGGCCGTCAGCAGGGAGAAGGAGAACCACGCTCTGAGCACCAAGCTCAGAGGTACCCAGGATGCCATAGCTCAGCTGAAGAAGCTGGTGGAGGGACACgtcagctcagagagagagaag
This window encodes:
- the LOC139408802 gene encoding ankycorbin isoform X1, translating into MKSLKAKFRKSDAHEWSKNDERLLAAVEHGEVEKVASLLTKKGASAVKLDNEGKSALHVAATRGQTDCLAVILAHGVDTSIIDTSGFSALHLAAKNNHQECAKKLIQSKCVLDALDSSGKTALHHAAASGSIGIVRTLCEHKCPVNIKDTDGLSPLLLSARHAQAEACGSLLDWGADVNACDKNGRTAVMLASESSSVSVVEVLVQRGADLQAVDSLGHDVLHYAKMSGSSEVKAVLTAALHKAHSDSDTPKSPKTPQHDQVARLGGDPSTTPKKRKAPPPPISPVQMSSPNSPAYMTPNETPVSSKSFGSKVFNYKEEELQSVSLREEVEKLQGEKCILLETIEDLKQIVDQTVTMKQTEPGPKAEDCGKVDSALVVALQAKITALSLENQQLAQILKKRPSPQGGEGGHEDSSRPDSMNSNASYHTTHESPSETLLQPQVTEEDMSEGSALELSITSLRQEEEESEEGGKEGGEEEIRLLRETLGSIQSKLQETQKENRTLHARFIPEQDEEKGREGKVLLESLAELQAKLTETQEKHQQAREEVLALRAQIERGGAGGRELAEQELQRLRSSLEQEVKELRSQLAQSGQQRERDVGRIRELEARLKAADHSSDHDKSLLVDRYKEAQEEIRMLQEALRGTVPVEAAANDFEEMKGELGSVIDGLQRRLLELSKSYSEAKSELSSTRNQLEETRAVKSKPGSPVFSPVKEQDTLRSRVEELQASLADTQGKYSASLEEIALLKQEADALAQGSVALADHTQVVSSLGSAIKDLEDQADALRQQLSQRALQVDALQNRLTVEKDHTPDDSISRLEHEQMRGGLETEVGHLTQLLQGALRKQDEVALDAAAAWQELKEGRSKREALQELAVSREKENHALSTKLRGTQDAIAQLKKLVEGHVSSEREKNKKIDDLSREVGKLKDALNSLSQLSYSAGSAKRQQTLQQQQLDNLQQQVKQLQYQLGESKRQHHEIVSVYRMHLLYAVQGQMDEDVQKALKQILRMCKMPTEAK
- the LOC139408802 gene encoding ankycorbin isoform X2 — translated: MKSLKAKFRKSDAHEWSKNDERLLAAVEHGEVEKVASLLTKKGASAVKLDNEGKSALHVAATRGQTDCLAVILAHGVDTSIIDTSGFSALHLAAKNNHQECAKKLIQSKCVLDALDSSGKTALHHAAASGSIGIVRTLCEHKCPVNIKDTDGLSPLLLSARHAQAEACGSLLDWGADVNACDKNGRTAVMLASESSSVSVVEVLVQRGADLQAVDSLGHDVLHYAKMSGSSEVKAVLTAALHKAHSDSDTPKSPKTPQMSSPNSPAYMTPNETPVSSKSFGSKVFNYKEEELQSVSLREEVEKLQGEKCILLETIEDLKQIVDQTVTMKQTEPGPKAEDCGKVDSALVVALQAKITALSLENQQLAQILKKRPSPQGGEGGHEDSSRPDSMNSNASYHTTHESPSETLLQPQVTEEDMSEGSALELSITSLRQEEEESEEGGKEGGEEEIRLLRETLGSIQSKLQETQKENRTLHARFIPEQDEEKGREGKVLLESLAELQAKLTETQEKHQQAREEVLALRAQIERGGAGGRELAEQELQRLRSSLEQEVKELRSQLAQSGQQRERDVGRIRELEARLKAADHSSDHDKSLLVDRYKEAQEEIRMLQEALRGTVPVEAAANDFEEMKGELGSVIDGLQRRLLELSKSYSEAKSELSSTRNQLEETRAVKSKPGSPVFSPVKEQDTLRSRVEELQASLADTQGKYSASLEEIALLKQEADALAQGSVALADHTQVVSSLGSAIKDLEDQADALRQQLSQRALQVDALQNRLTVEKDHTPDDSISRLEHEQMRGGLETEVGHLTQLLQGALRKQDEVALDAAAAWQELKEGRSKREALQELAVSREKENHALSTKLRGTQDAIAQLKKLVEGHVSSEREKNKKIDDLSREVGKLKDALNSLSQLSYSAGSAKRQQTLQQQQLDNLQQQVKQLQYQLGESKRQHHEIVSVYRMHLLYAVQGQMDEDVQKALKQILRMCKMPTEAK